GATGAAATTTTGATAGAGGTTACGCGGGTTAAACAGATAAAACTGATTGATTTGATCTTTCGTGATTGTATTGTCCCAGGCGGCACGGGGGTAGCAGTCTGTCACATGGCCTAAGGCATGGAGATGAACTGCTTTCCCGGCGATGAGATCGGCGATTACATGGCCACCCCCTTTCTGGGAGAGGGGGCGATCGCCCATTTCCTGGGTTTCATTTTCGAGGGGATCTTCCATCATCGTCGCCCCGAGGCAGAGATCGACAGCCCCAAAGCCAGGATAGGCAGGAACTCCATTGAGCCAACATTTGCGAATTTTTATCGGCGGGTCGGTGTGGCCTAGGTTTAAAATTGCCCCCGAAGATTCCATCGGCTCGAATGTGCCCGTCGTAACCACATCCACCGTTGCTGCAATTTTTTTAATGCCCCATTCAGCCACCCTCGCCTTGACCTCAGCCACCGTCCACACCACAGCTTGGCGGGCTAAAATTTTTTCGTTGATGCTGGCGATCGTTCTCATGGAAATACGCAGGGAAACTTATTTTCCATCCTAGGGGAAAATTAAGCTTGGTTGCGCCGCCGTCGACAACGTTCAGAGCAATATTTCACCTCATCCCAACATTTTTCCCATTTTTTACGCCAGGTAAAGGGGAGACCGCAGACCATACAGGTTTTTGTGGGTAAATCGGCTTTTTTCCGTTGTCGTGCCATTTTTGCTGAAATTCTTTAATACATCCGACTAAGGACATAATCAATCAAGTCGGTGAGGGCCACTTTCGAGGGGGACGGATCGAGGCACTCCAAGCTCTGGAGGGCTAAACGACCGTGCTGGGCGGCTAATTCCTTGGCACGACTAATTCCATTGCTGTTGCGCACCATCGCCAGGGCTTTTTCAGAATCGCCATTTTCTGAAAATTCCCGTTCAATCAGCTGGGTTAAAGTGGGGTGCTCTTCCATGGCAAAAAGCGCTGGGGCAGTGATGTGGCCGCCGATGAGATCGGAACCTGCGGGTTTACCCAGCACATCGGTGGAGGCAGTAAAGTCTAAAATATCATCGACAATCTGGAAGGCAAGGCCCAAATTGCGGCCGTAGTCATAGAGGCGATCGCCAATTTCCGGTGCCATTTCACTGAGCACAGCAGCGGCCTTGGCACTATTGGCAATCAGAGAGGCGGTCTTGTAATAGGACTTTTCGAGATAGACCTCTAGGGTCATCCCTGTGTCGAAGCGATTTAACCCCTGCTGAATTTCGCCCTCGGCAAAATCTTTAATCACTTCAGAGAGCAGCTTCACCACGGTGAGGTTGTCTAAATTGGCCAGATACCAAGAGGACTGAGCAAAGAGAAAATCCCCGGCCAGCACAGCAATGCGATTATCAAACAAGCTATTGACCGTGGGCACATTCCGGCGGAGAGCGGCTTCATCCACCACGTCGTCATGAACGAGGCTCGCGGTGTGGATCATTTCTGTAATTTCGGCCAAGCGTCGATGGCGTTGGGTCAACGGGCGATCGCCTAGGGTAGCTCGCGATGCCAACAGGACAATCGCCGGTCGAATTCGTTTCCCCCCTGCAGAGAACAGGTGCTCAGCTGCTGCCCCCAGGATCGGGTGTCGGGCACTAATGAGCCGCGTCAGATTTTCACTGAGCTCCTTAAGGTCGGCTTCGACGGGAGAAAAAAGGGTAGTCGCTGAAATCATTATTAAGCCGAGGGAAACGAAATTTACGAAAATTTACATATCCTATATTGTATGGCAATGGATTCGTTTCAGCAGAAAACCGCGATTTTTTGCTACGCCACACCGAGACTCCAGGGGGAGTCTGAGACTATTTTATGTAATTGACCCAATTTAACCGTTACTCACAGGCAAGGGAGAAGCCATTCTTACTAAGGTTTCTAGATCCACCTGTTCTACCAAGGGGCTATATCCTAGCCAGGCCCGGGAAGATTGGGCAAATTGTTCTGGGCAGCCGCTCACTGCAAATCGAGTGGGTCGGGGCGGTTCTGTATTTTTCCAACCCATCAGTTCCAGCTCCTGTTCTGTGGCTCGAACGACGTATTCTGCTGGGTCAACACAGGTCACATGGCTCGGTAAAATCGATTGAATAACTCCAGCCAGGTGACGGTAGTGGGTGCAGCCATAAATGAGTGTGTCAATACCTTGCTCTAATAGTGGTTGGAGACGTTTTTGAACAATACGTTTTGTGTGGGGGTCGTTAATGCGGTTGGCTTCAATTAAGGGGACAAATTCTGGACAGGGCATTTGCCACACCGCCGCTTCTGGATTCACTTCAAGGATCGCATTTTCGTAGGCGCAACTGTTGACTGTAGCTTGGGTGGCAATAACACCAATACGCTTGCCTTGGCTGACGGCACCCCGTGCCCCCGGAAGAATTAAACCGAGTACCGGGGTTTTAAATTCAGACCGAATCACATCTAGGGCGATCGCCGAACTGGTATTGCAGGCCATCACCACCATCTTTACCCCCTGGGCTTCCATCCAGGTCAAGATTTCCCGCACATATTGAACCAATTCTTCGGGGGAACGATCACCATAGGGGAGCCGGGCCGTATCTGCAAAATAGATAATTGACTCCTGGGGAAGCTGTCGGTATAGGGCTCGAAGAACGGTAATTCCCCCTAAGCCACTGTCAAATATACCGATGGGGTGTTGCTGTTGGTTGCCCATAGATTCTCGTTCACACCAAATAAATTAAACAAAGATTAGCGTAGTTTTAAGGGATTCGCGCCAATTTTTGTGGTGAGTTACTAATTTTTTATGGCAACCGGCAGTTAACGCACACTATTTTGAATATATTCCAAAATACCCGCGGCGATCGACTGGGCCATCTGACTGCGGAAGGCTGGATCATTGAGACGCGGAGCATCTTCTCGGCCCGTGACAAAACCCACTTCCACCAAGGCTGAGGGCATAGAAGTCGCCCGGAGCACGTAGAATCTGGCGGTCTTGACCCCCCGATCGCGGATCGTGATGCGACGCATGACATTGCGGTGGATACTGTCCGCCAAACCTCTCCCGCTTTGGTGATAGAACACCTCAAAACCATTCACATCGGGACGACTCATGCTGAGGGCGTTGGCGTGGATACTCACAAACAGATCTGCGCCGGCAGCATTGGCCTGGCGGGCTCTTTCCTCCAGGGAAATAAAAGTGTCGGTGTTTCTAGTCATGCGCACGCCGATACCATGCTGTTGGAGGATGCGAGTTACCTCCTGGGAGATGGGCAGGATCACATTTTTTTCTTGGAGGCCACCAATGCCCACTGCACCGGAGTCTGTGCCCCCATGGCCAGGGTCGATAGTCACAACAATGTTACTGCGGGGGGGCCGAAAATTGGGGAGCAACCGGCCAGATTGACTGGGGGGGACATTTGCGGGCGGAGGCACGGCTAGGGGACGATTGAGATCGAGGGCTAAAAACTGGGCGCTGGGTTGAGTGAGGCTACCAATCTGTACCCCTGGGGCCGGAGCAATCTGCACCAGTACGGTATTGGCGTTTTCTTGGCGGATGGCAATGCGAGAGATGGGGCTATTCCCTCCCCACTGGGGGCCACGTACGGGTTCGGCGAGACGAGCATTGTTAATGCGAATTTGGTAAAGACCTTCACTCTGGTTCCAGCTGCCATTGGCCTGGAGGCGATCATTTCCTCGAATGACCAGTTGACTGTTATTGCGGGCCAACTCAAGGGCTTCAACGACGGTTTGTCGGGCCTGGGCTGAGTTTTGATTTTGGGCTGGAGCTTGGGTTTGCGGCTGGGGGTTTGCAGTCTGGGTCGGCACGTTAATAGAACCTGTTCCCTGGCTGCTGAGGCTGTTGGTTCCGCCATCGGGGAGGAACACAAGACCACCATTGCCGAATGTCGTGTAGAGCGCGCGCCACCGGGGACTGCCAGGTTCGAGGGTGAGGCTAATCCGCGCTTCGGTGCGACTGGGCTGCTCAAAGTGAATTTGTTTAACTTGGTAGCGATTGACGGTGAGGGTTTGGTTTTCGAGTTCCCGGGGCAGTTGCAAATCCCGCAGGGTGAATTCTAGGCGATCGCCCCTTTGGTTAGTGGTGATGCGACTCCCAGGACGGGGCTCCAGGTTAACCAAAAAGCCCTGCTGGGTGACCTGGACCAGGTTTCCTAAAAAAGCTTCTGTGGGAGCAGGAGCACCATTGCCATTATTGTTACCCGAGTTGCTAAATAGGGCTGGCGTTCCCTGGGGAGCAGTTTGACCTGAAATTCTTTGGGGTTCTGGGATATCAACAACCCAATCCGTGGGCGATCGCCCTTCAAAACGGATCCCATTAGGATCGAGGGTATAGCCAGGAGCAAGCTCCACAACCAAGCGGGCTGTATCCGGCGTAAACTGGCCAGTCCGGACGCTAGTGATTGCGCCACCATAGCTACGATTGACCGCTGAACTGCCCAACACCGTACCCGGTAAATCAATCACCAAACGACTGGGGTCGGTGATCAGTTGAGCTTGGGGTTGTACCCGATCATTCGTCCGAAACTGGAGTTGGCGCCGTTGGGCATTGAATTCCCAAAAAACCAGTTGCCCAGCCCAAGCTGGGAGTTGCCAGGTGGATAGGGCGATTAGCGTCAGAAAAAACCAGAAAAATCTCACAATTAAAAATCCTCGATTCACAAGGGAAAGTACCACGCCCTCAGGATATAGAACAGCTCCGATGTCTTAAAAAGCTTCTATTATCATCTCCCCAAGGGACGCGGATCACTTTAGATAAGTTTCAATGATTGTCCAGGGCTGAATTATTGTAGCTTCTTTGGTGTCTCCCCTGAGGCGATCGCCCCCTGGGGTTCCTTAAAGACCAAACGAAGAAAAGGTGGAGCCACAAAAGTTGTGATGATGACCATCATAATAATTGCCGCTTCCGTAGATTCCGAAAGGGCTCCGCTCGCAGAACCAACCCCCGCAAATACCAGGCCCACTTCTCCCCGGGGAATCATCCCGACCCCAATTGCCAGCTTATTGAGCTTCTCTTGGCCAAACACCGTAAAGCCTGTAATCACCTTGCCAAAGATGGCCACAACGATCAAAAAAGCAGCAATGACTAATCCCTCACGGTTAGCAGGAACAGCCGGATTCAGGACGCTCAAATCCGTTTTTGCCCCGACGCAGACAAAGAAAATCGGCACGAACAGGTCAGCAATTGGCAGAATTTGTTTTTCTAGGTCACTCCGTTTGTCTGTTTCCGCCAGAATTAAACCCGCTGCGAAGGCCCCCAGAATTGCCTCTAGCTGAATAATCGTGGCGATGTAAGCAAGAACAAAGGCAAAAATAATCGAAACAATCAGTAGTTGACCCCGGGTTTTCATCCCATCTACTAAGCCGACAAATAGAGGACTCAGGAAACGGCCTACAATAATTGCTCCAATAAGAAAAGCAGCAGCACTGACAATGAGCCAAATGGTGCTGACAATTTGTACTTCTCCTGTTTTGGCGAGGCTCGCCACCACCGCCAGGACAATGATGCCGAGTACATCATCCAAGACCGCAGCCCCAATAATAATTTGCCCTTCTTTGGTTGTCAGTTGGCCTAATTCCGCAAGGACTTTCGCCGTAATCCCGATACTGGTGGCGGTGAGGGCAGCCCCAGCAAAGATAGCGGGTACAGTGCCAATGTGAAAAAGAAAAATTAACCCCGCCGTCCCCGCAGCGAAGGGGACCGTAACCCCAACAATGGCCACGATCGCCGCCTGGGGGCCAACTTTGATCAGCTCCTGGAGGTCTGATTCAAGGCCAATTTCAAATAAAAGGATAATGACCCCTAGTTCAGCCAGCACAGAAATCACTTCACTTTGGGTGGCAAATACCGCCGGTGCTGCTTCGGGGGAGAGACCAGCCGTGCTCTGGAGAAACTGAATCAGCAAAGACTGGGAGGCCTCAATCCCCCCTTCGGGAAAGACGAGTAGACCAAAGGCAGAAACCCCCACCAGTACCCCACCGACCAACTCACCTAATACTGGCGGGAGATTAATACGGGCGCAAAGTTCGCCGCCCGCTTTACTGGCAAAGTAGATCACCACGAGACTCAACAGCACTGCGGCCAGCACCATAGAAGGCTCTGGGGCTTCACCAGCAGGTGGTGCATTGAGAAGGAACGATTGAAGGTATGGCATGAATTTGTAACAAGGTAACGACAAGCGCAGGAGCCAAAGTCACTGAGAATTCTTGTGCTTTGGTCAATGAAAACGGCTTGGAAAAAATAAACGCATTGATCAAGATTCCCAAGCGCATTTCACCAAATCAATGTAACAAACCCCTGGGCCAATAAAGGGTTTATGGTTAACGGATTTATCGATGATGCTTTAATTGGGGACACAATAGGTGTAATAGTTTTGTTCAGCGCTATGTCAGATTCGTTGTTATTTGTTGCTAACCTGCTCTGTCGCGCTCCAACTGAGGTGAGTCGGGCTGAAGCTGCTCCCCAAGCCTGCTTTCAGAGGGCTACCAATCCCCTCTCTGCCCCATGGCCTGCGGCAGACAATCATGGTCGGTTCCCCCAACGCTTTCTTCTTTCCGGCCCCCAACTCTATACCCAACGGCTTTATGCCCTATTGCAGGGACAAGTCTATACTAGCCTCAAGGAAGGGGCGATCCCCCGCCTTTGGGGGAATGCTGCGTCCCAACCAACCTACCAACAATGGCAGCAGCTTCTCCGTCAAGAAGCTTATCTAGCCGTAAAACACAGGGGCGATCGCCCCCTGGGAGTTTTATTAGGAGACTCCCTCAGCCTATGGTTTCCCAGTGATCTTTTGCCCCCCAACAAAATATGGCTCAATCAAGGCATTTCCGGGGAAAATACGCAGCAAATCCTCGCCCGCCTAGATAGCCTCCAGGGTCTCCCGGTGGATACGATTTATTTAATGGCAGGGGTGAATGATTTTAAACAGGGTATTGCCGAAACGGTATTTCTGGATAACATGCGCGCCCTGATCCGTGGTCTGCGCTGTCAGCACCCAAACGCAACCATCGTTCTGCAGTCTCTATTGCCCACGAACCACGACTATCTCCAAGGGGAACGGGTGATCCGCCTCAACCAGCAAATCCAGGCGATCGCCCGCCAGGAAGGGGCTAACTACCTCAACCTCTATCCTTTATTTGTGGCCGCCAACGGCAGCCTACGACCTGAACTCAGCACCGATGGCCTGCACCTAAGCCGCACGGGTTATGACATTTGGCAGGGGGCTATACAAAACCTTGAGAATTGCCTAAACCAAAACTGAAGACAAACCCCAACAATCCCGAGCAATTCCCTGCTGTAGAAGGGTTCTAGATCTTAACGCGTTGAATCTAGGCTACCTGGCGTGATGCCAACTTCTCGAGATGAAGCTGAGATTCGTGGATTAACTGACGGCGAACATCTTGGGGGTTGTCGAGGGAGGGAACTAAATTTTTCGCCTGGAGCGCCATATGCAGTTGCAATTGAGCGACATATTCGCCCATATCTTCGGCCCAGGGGTTTGTTACTTGGTTGTTTGTGGAGTACATAGCAGTCATTGCTGTCAGGTTGCTGAGAAACCAGTTAAATGCGCTGGCTATGAGGTTACCATGCCCCCCAGGGGATAACGGACCCGGTGGAGAGAACTGCAATATTTCTCAATGGGCGACGGGAAAATTTTGTTATAAATCTTGATAGTCTACCCCGGTAGCGGCCTAAGATGCGGTGGCAACATCCCTTTCTAGCAGTTCCCGGAAGCGAATTTCATCCTTGTGGGGATCGGCTTGGCTGACTTTCACTTCGAGGCGATCGCCTAGGGCCACAGGCCGTTCAAAACGATGGGGGAGCTCCAAACCCAACTCTTCTAGAAGGATGACCCCAAGCCTTTCGTCCTCCCGGAGCCAACGCAAGACTAGACCTTGCCACACTTGGTCAGCATTGCGGCGGAGGTATTCTAAGCTCCAGTAACGGTTGGTCTGTCGTTCCACATGAACTGCTTCTTGGCTTGAAGTGACGACACTATACAGGATTTCCTTGAGTTCATCGGCAGAAAACGGTAAGGGATCACCCCGCAGATGGGCCTTGATTTGAAAGTGGGCCAGTAGATCTGTATAACGACGAATTGGGGATGTCACCTGAATATAAGAGTCTAGGCCCAGGCTGGCATGGCGCACTGGATTAGTGCCCATTTCACTGCGGGGCATACAGCGACGGACAGCACAGGCCCGGACAGGCCCGGCGGGTAAGAGCAGCAGTTCTTCTTCGGAGGGGAGTTCTGGCTGGGGCTGACCTCGAAAGGGGAGGGGCAGACCATGGGTCCGGCCATAATGCCCAGCCACTTCCCCTGCCAAAATCATCATTTCGGCGACCAGTTCCCGGGACATGGAACCATGGAGGACATCGATGAAAATGTCTTCATCCTGAACTTTAATCGAGGCTTCTGGCATTTTGATGCTGATTGACCCTTGGCTGTCGCGCCATTGCTTCCGTTTATGGGCAAATTCGGCGAGGAAGGCGATTTCTGATTCGGCCTGGATCCGCAGATGCAGCATTTCAGCCACATCATCATAGGTGAGGCGATAGGTGGGTTTAACGAAACTGGGGGTGATTTCATAGTCGGCGATCGCCCCATCGTCAGTGAGCAGTACCCCGAAGCTCAGGGCTGCACACACCTGGCCTTGGCGTAAACTCATCGGCCCAATAGCCAGGTCTTCGGGGAACATAGAGATCATCCCCGTAGGCAGATAGAGACTGGTACTGCGACGACGCGCTTCAAGGTCGAGTTCGTCCCCTGGAGTCAGCAGACAGGTCGGGTCGGCAATGTGAATCCAAACCTTGCGCCGTCCATCGGCAAGGGTCTCAATACTGAGACCGTCATCAATTTCTAAGGTACTCTCATCGTCGATAGTGTAGGTCTTGAGATACGTGAGATCGACACGATTGTCGGCATCGGCATCACCGGGCAAAGCGGAAAGACGGGCATGGGACACGTCGAGTACCTTCTGAGAAAATTTTCTGGGATAGCCACTGCGGAGGAGGGCCAGATTTTCGTGAGCAGTCCACCAACCGAGGGAAACCAAAAGTTGAAAGGCTTGTTCTGTGGTGGGCGATCGCCCAATCATTTCGAGGAGATCCTGGGCCGCCTTTGTCGCCTGCTCTGGGTAGAGCACAAATCTTTCTAAGCTCTCAAAGCGTTGCCGATCACTATCTTCCCATTGCACAATTTCGCCGGCGATCGCCTGATTTACCCGTTGTAGAAACTCCGTCTTTTCTCGTTCTTTGTGAGCTTCTACTTCCAATTGATGCTGAATCTCTCGCACCTGAGCTTCCG
The nucleotide sequence above comes from [Synechococcus] sp. NIES-970. Encoded proteins:
- a CDS encoding GDSL-like Lipase/Acylhydrolase domain protein codes for the protein MSDSLLFVANLLCRAPTEVSRAEAAPQACFQRATNPLSAPWPAADNHGRFPQRFLLSGPQLYTQRLYALLQGQVYTSLKEGAIPRLWGNAASQPTYQQWQQLLRQEAYLAVKHRGDRPLGVLLGDSLSLWFPSDLLPPNKIWLNQGISGENTQQILARLDSLQGLPVDTIYLMAGVNDFKQGIAETVFLDNMRALIRGLRCQHPNATIVLQSLLPTNHDYLQGERVIRLNQQIQAIARQEGANYLNLYPLFVAANGSLRPELSTDGLHLSRTGYDIWQGAIQNLENCLNQN
- a CDS encoding hypothetical protein (conserved hypothetical protein) gives rise to the protein MTAMYSTNNQVTNPWAEDMGEYVAQLQLHMALQAKNLVPSLDNPQDVRRQLIHESQLHLEKLASRQVA
- the murI gene encoding glutamate racemase yields the protein MGNQQQHPIGIFDSGLGGITVLRALYRQLPQESIIYFADTARLPYGDRSPEELVQYVREILTWMEAQGVKMVVMACNTSSAIALDVIRSEFKTPVLGLILPGARGAVSQGKRIGVIATQATVNSCAYENAILEVNPEAAVWQMPCPEFVPLIEANRINDPHTKRIVQKRLQPLLEQGIDTLIYGCTHYRHLAGVIQSILPSHVTCVDPAEYVVRATEQELELMGWKNTEPPRPTRFAVSGCPEQFAQSSRAWLGYSPLVEQVDLETLVRMASPLPVSNG
- the amiC gene encoding N-acetylmuramoyl-L-alanine amidase, which produces MRFFWFFLTLIALSTWQLPAWAGQLVFWEFNAQRRQLQFRTNDRVQPQAQLITDPSRLVIDLPGTVLGSSAVNRSYGGAITSVRTGQFTPDTARLVVELAPGYTLDPNGIRFEGRSPTDWVVDIPEPQRISGQTAPQGTPALFSNSGNNNGNGAPAPTEAFLGNLVQVTQQGFLVNLEPRPGSRITTNQRGDRLEFTLRDLQLPRELENQTLTVNRYQVKQIHFEQPSRTEARISLTLEPGSPRWRALYTTFGNGGLVFLPDGGTNSLSSQGTGSINVPTQTANPQPQTQAPAQNQNSAQARQTVVEALELARNNSQLVIRGNDRLQANGSWNQSEGLYQIRINNARLAEPVRGPQWGGNSPISRIAIRQENANTVLVQIAPAPGVQIGSLTQPSAQFLALDLNRPLAVPPPANVPPSQSGRLLPNFRPPRSNIVVTIDPGHGGTDSGAVGIGGLQEKNVILPISQEVTRILQQHGIGVRMTRNTDTFISLEERARQANAAGADLFVSIHANALSMSRPDVNGFEVFYHQSGRGLADSIHRNVMRRITIRDRGVKTARFYVLRATSMPSALVEVGFVTGREDAPRLNDPAFRSQMAQSIAAGILEYIQNSVR
- the rnb gene encoding ribonuclease II, with amino-acid sequence MEKGQLIEFRLQGERVLAVAERPEGKKDWIVIDGRGQSHKLRPQRVEYQVAAAPFDPADIPSFLTQSQSLVDPENLAVAWEFLVEAAENATPASLAQLLFSEQTPQQCYACHLMLVEDKIFFKRKGEHYEPRSEAQVREIQHQLEVEAHKEREKTEFLQRVNQAIAGEIVQWEDSDRQRFESLERFVLYPEQATKAAQDLLEMIGRSPTTEQAFQLLVSLGWWTAHENLALLRSGYPRKFSQKVLDVSHARLSALPGDADADNRVDLTYLKTYTIDDESTLEIDDGLSIETLADGRRKVWIHIADPTCLLTPGDELDLEARRRSTSLYLPTGMISMFPEDLAIGPMSLRQGQVCAALSFGVLLTDDGAIADYEITPSFVKPTYRLTYDDVAEMLHLRIQAESEIAFLAEFAHKRKQWRDSQGSISIKMPEASIKVQDEDIFIDVLHGSMSRELVAEMMILAGEVAGHYGRTHGLPLPFRGQPQPELPSEEELLLLPAGPVRACAVRRCMPRSEMGTNPVRHASLGLDSYIQVTSPIRRYTDLLAHFQIKAHLRGDPLPFSADELKEILYSVVTSSQEAVHVERQTNRYWSLEYLRRNADQVWQGLVLRWLREDERLGVILLEELGLELPHRFERPVALGDRLEVKVSQADPHKDEIRFRELLERDVATAS
- the sdsA gene encoding solanesyl diphosphate synthase produces the protein MISATTLFSPVEADLKELSENLTRLISARHPILGAAAEHLFSAGGKRIRPAIVLLASRATLGDRPLTQRHRRLAEITEMIHTASLVHDDVVDEAALRRNVPTVNSLFDNRIAVLAGDFLFAQSSWYLANLDNLTVVKLLSEVIKDFAEGEIQQGLNRFDTGMTLEVYLEKSYYKTASLIANSAKAAAVLSEMAPEIGDRLYDYGRNLGLAFQIVDDILDFTASTDVLGKPAGSDLIGGHITAPALFAMEEHPTLTQLIEREFSENGDSEKALAMVRNSNGISRAKELAAQHGRLALQSLECLDPSPSKVALTDLIDYVLSRMY
- a CDS encoding Na/H+ antiporter; translated protein: MVLAAVLLSLVVIYFASKAGGELCARINLPPVLGELVGGVLVGVSAFGLLVFPEGGIEASQSLLIQFLQSTAGLSPEAAPAVFATQSEVISVLAELGVIILLFEIGLESDLQELIKVGPQAAIVAIVGVTVPFAAGTAGLIFLFHIGTVPAIFAGAALTATSIGITAKVLAELGQLTTKEGQIIIGAAVLDDVLGIIVLAVVASLAKTGEVQIVSTIWLIVSAAAFLIGAIIVGRFLSPLFVGLVDGMKTRGQLLIVSIIFAFVLAYIATIIQLEAILGAFAAGLILAETDKRSDLEKQILPIADLFVPIFFVCVGAKTDLSVLNPAVPANREGLVIAAFLIVVAIFGKVITGFTVFGQEKLNKLAIGVGMIPRGEVGLVFAGVGSASGALSESTEAAIIMMVIITTFVAPPFLRLVFKEPQGAIASGETPKKLQ